AACAGTATCACACATAGAGAATGAATGAAGAAATTATCATTGTGAGGTAATCCAAATTGATAATTGTTAGTGTGACAAAAAGCCTAGGCACCGATTGGGTTCATTGCTTCCCCTGTTTCTTtggattaatttatttttagatagaataaaacatagaaaaagatcgagtaaaaaaaaaagaacagaaAAAAAACCGAAACATTACACGTGGTTCGTATGTTCGTGACTTATTCGTAGAATCAAGCATTTTCCAAACAACATAATACAATATACTATTATTTCGTAACAACTCCGTCAAATAAAGAGAGGGACAGTTCATTCTTGAAATTCTAACGAAATGGTACAGGTATGAAAAAAAATCTTttgctaaaaaataaatatttaattgtaatttaaattttattattttagttgaattaaaaaaataattttcttattttatttctctttaattttaattttaaataaaattttagtataaaatttaaaatattattatttttctttatttaaactACATCATACTTCAAAATTTAGTAGTGCAAATagtatacatcaaatttattattataaatggtgtgatattacttaaaaaaaatacttcgttatattttgaattaaaattaagtttaaaaatcaaaagtaaaaaaagataaattaaaataactatttttgtgatttatctaaaataaaaatattaaatatataattaaatgaaaaataaaataatagttgttccttttttccaaaataaaaaaaaaaaaaaaatccttttgCTTCTTCTAAGAACCCTTCGCAGCTACATTCCCTCTCCTTGGCCCGAAAAGCTTTGTCTACATCAGTAATCAGTGAATTGCTTTGTTGAATTGATTGTAACACAAAAGAATCAAAGTAAAAATGGGCGCACCAAAGAAAAGCGCCGCTAGGGTTTCAGTTTCAGAGGACCACGACGAACTTGTTCGTGTTCCGTTGCAAGCTATTCTCTTAGCCGACAGTTTCACAACTAAATTCAGACCTATCACACTTGAACGCCCCAAGGTAATAATCAATTTGCTTCTCTCATTGATTCTCCATTTTTGTTtcgtttttttttgttgttgatatatttgtttgttgatttataaGGTGCTTTTGCCACTAGTGAATGTTCCGATGATAAATTACACATTGACATGGCTTGAATCAGCTGGTGTAGAAGAGGTTTTTGTTTTCTGTTGTGCTCATTCGAAGCAGGTCATTAACTATTTGGAGAAATCTGAGTGGCTTTCTCAACCTAATTTTACTGTAACAACTATTGAGTCACAGAATTCTGTTAGTGCTGGAGATGCACTGCGTGTTATATACGAGCGCAATGTGGTATGTATTATCTTCATTTcattcttcaattataatttcaatttcTTGGAAAAGTTACTGGATTTGTAAATATACTATACTGGTATCCGCATATATTGCAAAACTTAGAAAATTGATATTAGAATTAGAAATTTTTATTGAACAGTGGTTATTCTGTTTTTACTCAGAATTGGTTTTTGGCTTAGAAGACTGGATAGATAGTATGATCAGAGTACAATACGCTATAGGTTGAAGGATTGAAGAGACTATTTTGAAAACTAAGATATGACACAACTGCGATATGTTAACAAAAGGCATTCACATAATCACATTACTAATTGCTcattaatacataaatatataagtaGTCAACATATGATGATCACAGGTAGTTGTCATCATAACAAGTAGGCATTGCTACATATCTTTCCTCCACCCATATCAGAATATATTCTTTCTACTATCAATGTATTAGGTCGTTTGAATAAAAAATCAGATTTGAGAGAAAGAGTACGAGAGAGAGAACCAAAGAAACACCCGCTGGGATTTCGATGCCAAAGGAGAATTTCCCTTttcaaaatgaatgaatgaatccCAAGCATTGGGTACAACAGTATTTATTAACTCCCCTCCATCTAACGGCTACTAACTGTCAGCTTTTCTCCCGTTTAACTACTAACTGCCACTTACACTTAGTGGTCTTTATTCCTTCTAGAGTAAACTGTCAACTTTGGAACATCTTGGTTCCTAACAGAATGTGCCACAAAAAACATTCAATTTTGTGTCTTTAGTTAGTAAGATGTATCCTATCTGGATGACAATAGTGTCGTTAGTTGATAAGATGCATCGGAGATGTATCTGAGAAGTATTGAGAGAAACATTTCtagaaagaacaaaaaagttGGATATTCTTTGGGTACGTATCAGACACATATCAGTATTGGATACGTGTCAGACACcgatacttttttatttttgaagtatTTGGGCTTCCAAGATTTTCAAAAGAGGCGCCTTCTTACGTGTAAAGATCCCTAACTACTTCGCAGTCTAGAAAAGGTTATGGTCTACTTACAATTGAATTGTCTTTTTTGttgtaaatttgtaataatCAGACTTTGGTGTTGTATAAGATAACAAGCCATTCTCACCTCTCCTTGTTTGTTTTATTACTAGTAGTAGCATAGCTGTATGATGGAAACTTCTGTATGCATATAGGTTTTGTAAAGGAACAAAGAAAAAGTCAAAACCTTAAATGTGTCATAGTAATTGTTTATATGATTTGGTGCATTATTAAAACTAGTTACTATTGTTTACTCATCATTCTGTTGTTGTGACTGTCTGAGTAGTGATTATTAATGTAGTTACTTTTCATACTTTTACTAATTCATTTGGACCAAGTTTTGTGTAGTAACACTTTtgaataatttgttattttgaagATACAAGGAGACTTTGTCCTTATCAGCGGAGATACTGTAAGCAACATGTCACTTACTCAGGCACTTTTAGAACATaaagaaaggaagaagaaagataGTAAGGCTGTAATGACCATGGTTATCAAACGGTCAAAAACTAATCCAGCTATTCATCAGTCTCGACTTGGTACTGATGAAATTTTCATGGCTATTGATCCTAATACCAAGCAACTTTTGTATTATGAGGATAAGGCAGACTATTCAAAAGGCACTCTACATCTTGAAAATTCATTGCTTGCTGATAATCCTTCCCTCTCTCTGCACCATGACAAGCAGGTTGAACCCGTTTTTTCAGATCTTTCTGCTTTGCTTTCAGGTTAACTTCATGCTAAAGAAGAATTGGGTTGCTGCTACATAATCTTAAAAGAACTATAAAACTTATTTCTGGACAAAATGCACGTGTTCATGACCATGACAAAAAACTTACAGTTTCGTTCTGGATCAGTTAATGATTCCTTTGATGTTTACCTCATGATTGGAAATGAAACGATCTATTGATTCTCAATTAATGATGTGTTATTAACCTAAGTTTATTGTTAGTTGGTTACAGAACTAGTTATTGTTGCTTTTCTATTAATGCTACTCTGTTTGGTCATATCTCTCGtctgattaaaaaccttaataaaTTTTCTGCAGGATTGTTACATTGACATCTGCTCGCCAGAAGTCCTTAGCTTATTTACAGACAATTTTGACTACCAACATCTCCGGCGTCATTTTGTCAAGGGACTGCTTGTTGATGATGTAATTTATCTTTCACATGCATTATTGTTTCAGAAGTTCTTCTTAAATCCTTGATAGATGGAAAAAACTATCACCTCTTTTTTGCGTGAAAAAGATCTACATGTTTATCTCTTACATTCCTTCTGAGGTGCCCTGTTTGTGAGAACATTTAAAAGATTGAATGCTATTTTGTATTTATCCCATGTCTGCAATAATAAACTGTACATCTATCCTGTGACACTTTTTCAACAATTTATGGAGACACACGGGCTTATAAACATATCTTACGTGTTTCTTTCACATGTCCTTAAAtctttggtataaaataaaagtttgtcATTTATGTTTCCAATATATTCCTCTGTGGAACATAACCATATATTTCTTTCAGATAATGGGATACCAAATTTTTGTTCATGAAATCCGCTCGGATTATGCTGCAAGGATTGATAATTTCCGAAGCTATGACACTGTCAGCAAGGATATAATTCATAGATGGACATATCCACTGGTACCAGATATTATGAATATTGGCAACACAGCTACTAAGCTTGAAAGACAAGGAATATATCGTGGCTCAGGTACGGTGTTTATTGGGAGTGCTGGTGAAAAGTCTGTATCATTAAATGATAATATGGCGTGCTTGTCTAGTTTTCATTAATAATTATGTTTGCTTAATTCACGTTGTTGTTCATTTCCTGTAAACTTAGGTTTTTCGAATGATTTAATCATCAAGTAAATATTGGATTGCTGGGTTAAAACTAATTTCACCTATTTggatttatttaatgttttgacaaaattattttctcCCTTTTCAGAAATTTCGCAATCACAATCAGCTGTTATTGGCCCGTTCACTGTTATCGGATCTGGCACCAAAATTGGCAATAACACTAAGATTTTAAAATCTGTTGTTGGAGAAGGATGTAAAATTGGGTCAAATGTACTCATAGAGGGGTGCTATATATGGGACAATGTCACCATAGAAGATGGCTGTAAACTTAGGCATGCCATTGTATGTGATGGGGTGATTATGAAATCAGGATCTGTTCTGGAACCTGGTGTTGTATTGTCTTTTAAGGTTTGTGTCCAGTACTGTATACCATTTAAGAATCTATACTTTCATTCTGGTGCTGTACATATATTAATCTAGTGATTCATTTTCATGCTTCATGACCCTAAGTGTAACTAAGATGTTTGCAAAATTCTCTTTGCTTGTTTATTTCTGTTTTTGCCATTAGATGGAAacataaaatacactttttCAGTTATTCTTTGCGAGATGGAAATATAAGGACTTTGTTTTCTTTTGTGCTTCCAGGTTGTAGTTGGGCAGGGGTTTGTTGTTCCTGCTTATTCACATGTTTCTCTACTACAGCAGCCAATTGAGGAAGATAGCGATGAAGAGCTCGAATATGCTGATAGTACTAGTGGTATTGCTGAATTTTCATAAAACTGTTAACTATGCTCTAAACAATATATGACATCCTTTATTCTCCTATTATATTATTGAGTTAAATAATTAGCTATTGGAAATGAGATACTGCTAGCATATGAAATATTGCCTGGCagttaacaataataatgagaaAAACTGTTCAGGTCCCAAAGGCAATGCTATAGCCACCTATTATTTATTTCCTTATAATTGAATTGGAGGTACCTAGTTCTTCAAATGGATGTTTTGAGCTTGAAtagatgttttaattttaaaagacttGACTTAATTCTGATAATATTCAAAAGAGATACTTGGGTGCAGTCACTGAATCTTTGATATAAATGTTTTTGATTGGAATGAATTTCTTTGATGCATGCCCTTTCATGTAAAGAATTTGATTATTGTATTAGCCACAGTTctgaaaaacaattttttctagTGTTTTGATCAAACTGTTGTTGATTGCGAGGGTGGCAAAATGATGTAAATCCGCCGGGTCAACCAAGGTTGACCCATTATTTTAGGCGGGGGCGAGTTGATGTTTTGGACCTTACCACTCAAGTTGGTCCACTTAACCCGCAGAAAAAAACGGGGCGGTGACGGGTTGGCCCGCTAATAATATTGAGATCTTTACCTGGtaacaatctgtaattgatatttaataaaaagtaagtcctaaaaaaatacatcacatGATTTTTGGGCTATCCTCCATTGAGTTGTAAgtaaatttaattatctttttactatttatttatggaTAGGtgaatgcatatatatatatacctttcAATTACCATTTTCATTTATGCAGCCATCACTAGCACAGTGGATAAGACAGATGGAGTGATTGCTTCCAAAGTGTTGGATACACATTTTATCCCTGCTTCAGAGGTTTGTTCGAGAAAGCTTCTTAATTTATGTTGACCATTGTTTGAACATTCTCAACTTGTTTGTGGGCAGATTAAGCCTTTAATGAACTTATTACTAGATTATCTCACAACTAATAGAATGAGGAGGAAAACAAGGACCTGTTTGATAATCGCCACCAAATCATTTTTCTTTCACTCCAGAGATTATTGCTTAATGTACTTAATAGTGTTCAACAGTTCTACACTGAAACTTCttattttaaaactgtttttcCTTTATTGATGTGAGAGGAGATAGCTTCCATTTCGCTGTGTGCTTGTTGTAATTCAGCTCTTTGTGGATTTTGTTATGTGATCCCTGTTTTTTCCTTGCATCATGAGTGTTTTTTGGGAGCAATTCAGCTGGACCATGAAAATGGTTGTAGTAGATACATCCTGTGATTTGattgataaaaatttcattCTATAGGGAGTTCACTGTTTcttattttactttcttttattGATCAGCTAGGTTTCGGTGGGGTTGGTTATGTTTGGCCAAAATGTGAAGGAGGCCATGAAGAAGAGTGGAGGCACTCAGTGGCACCTATTACTGAAGATAAAATTTTGGAGGCAGTGAAAGCTATGGAAGATGAACTGGAGTTGATTCACGATGGCAAGAACCTTCCACTTTCTGGGGAGCTGATACCTAATTCTAATGATGATTCAGATGACGATGATAATGACGATTCAAGAGATGACTTTGATAAAGAGGTTAAGATTTTGACATGTAAACTTACATTGGTTGCATTTTGTGGATATCAGATTATTAATTATCCATCATTTGCAGGTTGAAGCAACTTTTCTCAGGGCTGTGCATGAAAACATACAAGAAAACCATTTGACTTTAGAGGTCAATTCTTTGAAGTATGTAATATACTTATGTCTATTATTTGAAGTTGAGTGTATACTGCATGATACCCTTTCCATTTCATCTGATTTTCATCAAATTACGTGTTAGAAATATATATCTGGTGTTCTCATCATatgctttgattgtttttaTATGGTGACATTCAGTGGGGAACTAATTGATAGAAacattgattttatttgttaggtTGTCATACAATAAGATAGCTGCTGACTGTGCTGGAGCTTTATTTTATGCAATGATGAAGTATGCTGTAGACATGCCCCATAGTTCAGCTGGTGAGCTTTCATCCGTTTTTCTATTGTCACATGATGATCTTATTAATCTTTCctgttcattttttttacttctaACACTTGTTAAATATGTTGGTTGTTTTGTATTCTTAGTGTTGCTTAGTGATTGATTTTCTGATTGGTCTGGGATGAATTTTTCAGATAGCTTGGTTCAAAATGTTGAGGCTATACTTACAAAATGGAAAAAGGTTCTTACATCTTATCTGAATGATATGGACGAGCAGGTGCACTTGTCAATTATCTCTCCTTGCTCAAGTTACTCATGttctttaattttaagaattaccgattgcattatttttattttgaagccTTTTTTAGATTATACTACTCTATTCCCATTACTTAATTATAATAGTCTGCCCTCTGCTAATACCTTCAATAATATTACTCCAGATTGAAGTTAttctaaaatttgaagaaatgtGTTTGGAATCTGCTAAAGAGTATGCTCCATTGTTCACAAAGGTATGCTTATCTTTTACTGGTTAATCTTTATTCAGTTGGTATGCGTGTCAGAAAGTTGAGTTTTGTATTGAATGGAGATACAAATCATACACTACATTGGACTTCCTCAGATTTTGCATTACATGTATAATGAAGATATCATAGAAGAAGATGCTATTTTGAGTTGGGAAGATGAGAAGAAAGACGCAGATGAGTCGGATAGAGTATTTGTTAAACAAGCCCAAAAATTAATTCAAGTGAGTGTCTACGTCTATTTTTACACACTTTTAAAACTATGTTATGTGGCTTGCTTCTTCACAACTATCCCATGAGATGCATTACTTTCTTATGTAAGCCATTAATTTTGTCTTGTATGTAGTGGCTAAAAGAAGCTCCCGAAGAAGACGACGATGAGGATGAGTAGAAAGAATTTTGTGAGGCTACAAAATCTTTATATTTGTGCAGCTGCTATCATCTTTGTGGAGCATAAGAGGGAATTTTGTCTAACCTTTGAATTCGAGTGTGGTTCTCTTTTCACGTGGCATCCGTCTTCTTGAGTTTAGGTTCAATGTAGAAACACCAGTTTTGGgtaatgtatttgatttaataataaGGCTTATTACAAATAGACTTTAATTAGTTAAtaggaaaaaagaagaaaagaatgAGGTATGATTGTTTTCCACTTAGTTGTCATGTGGAAATTACTCACTAGTTGTTTTGAAAACTTTGAAGACTTCAGTTACAAATCAATATTGTCTACAactatgttatttaaaattaatagtcttttttttttattgactagAAAATTAATACTGCCTTAACAAATATCAAatcaattgattttattatcaattaGAATGAAATATTATCCAtatcaattataataatttaataaatgattttatatttttacaaatgtCTAAAAcctattttttgaaaatttaataattgCACTAACATATTATTATAGGCTTAAAAAGgcttcatattaaaaaaaaaattacaaagtaaATAAAtgcttaatttttaaatcctcCAATATTTCATTCTCAGGTGAATGCATATCAAGAAATAAGTTTTATGAGATTCCAAAAGGTATTTCGTATTACTTGGAAACACGAAAAAAAAGTTGGCATTCTTGTACTATACACTTAGGTGTTTTAAGGAGTTAGAAGAGGAAGTAAATGGAAATTTTCCAACTTTTGGAATTGTTTTATAAGGGAATAAGAGGACTGTATTTAGAAGAGGGCTAATAATACCTTCTTTAACGTATCTATTCAATTCACAACCTCTAGTCGACAATACATTGGGTCTCAACTAACCACTTAGTTCAATATAGAACTTGATccatttgaatttcaaatgattaGAAAGAATGCCATGAAATGGTATAGAGAGTATTTTATCTGATcatgaatataattaaaagtcaaaatgtatttgatttaaattttaaatcaaatacattttgcctcttatttatatttcagagtaacattttttttatagaattataAAGAGAAGTTGttgatttgaaaatttatttaaatcttCCAAAACCCTCtccaatttattttttgaatttctcCATATTGAATAGTTCgatgaaaacaaataaaatctcATGCAAGGTTTGGGGACTAGTTGCCTTCAGTTTccttttgttcatattttttaatcctCAAATCTCTCTCCTCTCTCCATCAAACTCTCTATTTTGTAGGAAAATTTACCAGGACTAAGTCTATAttgcaaaaatatatttaatattttgaaaaaattaaattaaaaaaacaacacaatatATAGTCATATAACATTTCTACATTTCgttaattcttaaaaaatattattactcgcttaattataaaaaaatgtgtgtAATTAACATTCTCATAAGTCTCTAATTAATGTATTAGATTAAAAGTGAGAGAAGAAAGTCTCATTTTTGAGTATTCAACTGCGCACCTCCACACCTAAACCTGTCACCCTgcaatcaatataaaaatacaattttgtccTTCTATAaaacctttaatttttttatcactcATTTTTTGACCTCGGCTTTCGAAACTTTAAAGAATTTACTATAACTTTcgaatattttcaaattaaaaaaaaaaaaagcggcACTCGAATTTTTCATACCTTTGAAATAAATgttttcaaaagtttcgaaatataaattttctagattttcaaaagtttcgacTTGGTGTATGTTACACAGAAGACTATCAAAGGAAACACACTAGTAGAGTATTTGACCCAACAACttgtagaagattatcaatcaagtGTGAATTCCTCGATGAAGGTataatgactttatttgaagagattgaatcatttgataaataaaaatggaaattggtgtttgatggtgcttctaacgCATTAGGAcatggaattggagccattttgatttcttCAGAGAACGAGTTCACTCTATCTAGGctagattgtgttttgattgcacaaacaatattgcagaatatAATGCATGTGTCATGAACATTAAGACATCTattaaatcaaacataaacGTTCTTGAGATATAtgggaaactttcgaaattttttctatttcgaaactttcaaaacttcACCTTTTGAAATATAGAAAATTTCGgaacttttttaaatttgaaaacttttgaaacttttcagatttggaaactttcgaaattttccaAATGTTTGAAATGTAATtcttatttcgaaagtttccaaatctgaaaagtttcaaaagtttttatatctaaaaagtttcaaaaattttaacatttgaaaattttctatttcgaagGTATGAAAAAATCGAATGCActtgctttttttattttaaaaatttagaaatattcaaaaattacgaTGAATTATTTAAAGTTCCGAAAGAGGAGATAGAAAAATAAGtggtaaaaaaatttgaaagttttattGAAAGATATTTTCACGAGGGGTTACAGGTTTAGGTGTGGGGGTA
The genomic region above belongs to Cicer arietinum cultivar CDC Frontier isolate Library 1 chromosome 4, Cicar.CDCFrontier_v2.0, whole genome shotgun sequence and contains:
- the LOC101514912 gene encoding uncharacterized protein is translated as MGAPKKSAARVSVSEDHDELVRVPLQAILLADSFTTKFRPITLERPKVLLPLVNVPMINYTLTWLESAGVEEVFVFCCAHSKQVINYLEKSEWLSQPNFTVTTIESQNSVSAGDALRVIYERNVIQGDFVLISGDTVSNMSLTQALLEHKERKKKDSKAVMTMVIKRSKTNPAIHQSRLGTDEIFMAIDPNTKQLLYYEDKADYSKGTLHLENSLLADNPSLSLHHDKQDCYIDICSPEVLSLFTDNFDYQHLRRHFVKGLLVDDIMGYQIFVHEIRSDYAARIDNFRSYDTVSKDIIHRWTYPLVPDIMNIGNTATKLERQGIYRGSEISQSQSAVIGPFTVIGSGTKIGNNTKILKSVVGEGCKIGSNVLIEGCYIWDNVTIEDGCKLRHAIVCDGVIMKSGSVLEPGVVLSFKVVVGQGFVVPAYSHVSLLQQPIEEDSDEELEYADSTSAITSTVDKTDGVIASKVLDTHFIPASELGFGGVGYVWPKCEGGHEEEWRHSVAPITEDKILEAVKAMEDELELIHDGKNLPLSGELIPNSNDDSDDDDNDDSRDDFDKEVEATFLRAVHENIQENHLTLEVNSLKLSYNKIAADCAGALFYAMMKYAVDMPHSSADSLVQNVEAILTKWKKVLTSYLNDMDEQIEVILKFEEMCLESAKEYAPLFTKILHYMYNEDIIEEDAILSWEDEKKDADESDRVFVKQAQKLIQWLKEAPEEDDDEDE